Within the Marinitoga litoralis genome, the region AAAATATTATTTTTCTAGTTTTTTAAATTATACAGGATTAGATAAAAGTATTATAAATATTGTTTTGGAATGTACTGTTGAATTAATAAAAAAAGATAATAATGACAAAAATAATTTAGAATATTATATGGATTTAATGGAAAGAAAAACAGGAAAGGACTCAAAATATTGGTATAACACATTTTTAGATTTTTATAACAATGAATTTCCTAAATTAAAAGAAATAATTAAACCTAATGAAAAATTAATAAACAAAATAAAAAACTCTAATCATAAATTTGTTTTTGCTTCAAATCCAGTTTTTCCAGAGGTCGCAGTAAAACATAGAATAGAATTTATTAATTTAAATCCAAATGACTTTATTTATGTTTCAACAATGGAAAACTCTCATTATTGTAAACCAAATCCAAAATATTTCATTGAAATTATTAACAAATTGGATATAAAACCTGAAGACTGTTTAATGATAGGTGATACTGAATTTGATATGGCCTCTATAAAGGCAGGCATAAAATTTATTCATGTTTCTGAAGAAAGAAAATGGGATGAATTAATATAAAAAAAGAGAAGCTTTACGCTTCTCTTTTTTGGTGGCGGCGAAGAGACTCGAACTCTTGACACTGCGGGTATGAACCGCATGCTCTAGCCAACTGAGCTACGCCGCCATAAAAAAAATGGTAGCGGGGGCAGGATTTGAACCTACGACCTTCGGGTTATGAGCCCGACGAGCTACCAGACTGCTCCACCCCGCACCGCGTAGTAGAGTAAATAAAATGGTGCCGAGGGTGGGACTTGAACCCACACGGGTGTCTCCACCCAACGGATTTTAAGTCCGCAGCGTCTGCCAATTCCGCCACCTCGGCAACCTTCTTAGTTATTTCAACCAGAATTATTCTATCATTTTTTATCCTTTTTGTCAATACCTTCTGAGTTACAAATTTCTTATGAATTTATTGGTGTTTTTTAAATAATTTATTATAAGATCATTTTTCTCCAAATGTTAATTTTTTAAAAAAATATTATAATTTATTATGTTGAATTGACATTTAGTTTTATTAATGATATAATTAGAAAGAACTATATTGCTGTAATAAAAATATTTTGACTATTATACCAGAGGTGTCCTCATGAAAAAAATTATATACTTTTTCATTGGATTAATCCTGTTTGTTTTATTATGGGGAACTATATATAAACTTAATAATTTGGAAGGCGAAAAATTATCCATTTGGTATGATGAAAATGGAAATGAGTTAAAAGTACCAATTATTAAGACATTAAAAGGCAAGGATTTAACTTTAACTACTTATTTCAAAAAAACAGATAAAGAATATATTGTATTTCCAGAAATTGACGGGAATTACGCTGAAATATACCTTAATAATGTTTTGATAAAAAAAATAGAATATGGTAAAAACGATCTATTTAACCTTTATTTAAAACCTCATTTAGTCTTTTTAGGAAATAATTTAAAAGAAGTTAATGAATTAAAAATTATCATTTTCGATTTGTATAAAGGCGGGATAAAAACCATACCTATTTTAATAAATAACGAAGAATTAAATAAATATTCTATATTAAAATTTTTTAATTATGGTATCACTTCTTCAATAGGAGGTATTATTTTTCTTGCTCTTTTACTGTTAATAGATTATCTATTTTTTCTAAAAACCTCTTCAAAAAAAATATTTCTTTATTACTTTTTTTCATTAATACTATTACTTATAGCTACAAGAGATTTTCATTATGTTTCATGGGGAAATCCAAAAGTTTTTTTAATGATGAAAAAAACATTTTTCATTTCTTTATACTCAAGCTTCATGTTTTTTCTCCAAACATTTTATTTAAATTATAAAAAAAAGAATATAATAAGTTTTTTTAGTGTAATATTATTAACTATACCCATAATGTTTTTTATATTTTCAAAAGACTTATATACATTAATGGAGTATTATAACAAATTTGCTATTATTCCCCTATCAGTAATAATATTAATGATGGTTTTATACAAAGAAAAAGATCAAGATATAATACTATTTTCTTTTTTATTATTTATAATTATTCACGATGTTATAGCAACATATTATCCTGTAAATGGAGATAGATTCTTATTTCAATATACTATTTTTTCATATACAATTTTTATAGGCTTAAAATTAATAGAAGAATTAAAAACAGCACATATAATGCTCAACGATTATTCTCAAAAAGCATATTTAGATCCATTAACACGTTCATATAATAGATTTTTACTTAGTCATATCGAATTAACGTTTAATGACACATTAGTTTTTCTAGACTTAAATGATATGAAAACAATAAATGATATGTACGGACATGAAAAAGGTGATGAAGCTCTAATATATCTTTCAAAAACAATAAAAAAACATATTAGAAATGAAGATTTTTTAATTAGATATGGCGGAGATGAATTTATTGTTATCTTAAAAAACTGTGGTGTTGATATAGCTAAATCAAAATTTTTAGAAATTCAAAAAGATTTAAACAATTTTGAAATTCCATTATCCATTTCTTTTGGTATATCAAAAGTCAATAAAGATTTGTATAATACTTTAAAATTAGCAGATAAAAGAATGTATAAAATGAAAAGAATCTTAAAAAGTGCTAATACAAATAAAAAAAGAGAAGCGTAAAGCTTCTCTTTTTTGGTGGCGGCGAAGAGACTCGAACTCTTGACACTGCGGGTATGAACCGCATGCTCTAGCCAACTGAGCTACGCCGCCATAAAAAAAATGGTAGCGGGGGCAGGATTTGAACCTACGACCTTCGGGTTATGAGCCCGACGAGCTACCAGACTGCTCCACCCCGCACCGCGTAGTAGAGTAAATAAAATGGTGCCGAGGGTGGGACTTGAACCCACACGGGTGTCTCCACCCAACGGATTTTAAGTCCGCAGCGTCTGCCAATTCCGCCACCTCGGCAACCTTCTTAGTTATTTCAACCAGAATTATTCTATCATTTTTTATCCTTTTTGTCAATACCTTCTGAGTTACAAATTTCTAAAATTATTTAATTTAAAGTTAATAATGAACTCTTGAGGTGTTGAATCAAATATAATTTTCCCTTTATTTAAAACTATAACCCTATTACATATATCCAAATATCTAAATAAATTTCTTGTGGCAAATATCAATACTCTGTTTTGGTTTATATCCAAAATTAAATCTTTAATTTTCTTCAATAAAAAATCATCTATATGATCAAATATTGAATCAAACATAAAAACTTTAGGATTTTGAGCTAATGATATAAATAATAACAAAGATAATTTATCTGCACTTGACCAATTTGACAAATCATTATAATATTTTAAACT harbors:
- a CDS encoding HAD-IA family hydrolase, giving the protein MNLSLSPQSRPFYFGGENIYIFLDYDGTLIKNEEKEFQKYYFSSFLNYTGLDKSIINIVLECTVELIKKDNNDKNNLEYYMDLMERKTGKDSKYWYNTFLDFYNNEFPKLKEIIKPNEKLINKIKNSNHKFVFASNPVFPEVAVKHRIEFINLNPNDFIYVSTMENSHYCKPNPKYFIEIINKLDIKPEDCLMIGDTEFDMASIKAGIKFIHVSEERKWDELI
- a CDS encoding GGDEF domain-containing protein, with amino-acid sequence MKKIIYFFIGLILFVLLWGTIYKLNNLEGEKLSIWYDENGNELKVPIIKTLKGKDLTLTTYFKKTDKEYIVFPEIDGNYAEIYLNNVLIKKIEYGKNDLFNLYLKPHLVFLGNNLKEVNELKIIIFDLYKGGIKTIPILINNEELNKYSILKFFNYGITSSIGGIIFLALLLLIDYLFFLKTSSKKIFLYYFFSLILLLIATRDFHYVSWGNPKVFLMMKKTFFISLYSSFMFFLQTFYLNYKKKNIISFFSVILLTIPIMFFIFSKDLYTLMEYYNKFAIIPLSVIILMMVLYKEKDQDIILFSFLLFIIIHDVIATYYPVNGDRFLFQYTIFSYTIFIGLKLIEELKTAHIMLNDYSQKAYLDPLTRSYNRFLLSHIELTFNDTLVFLDLNDMKTINDMYGHEKGDEALIYLSKTIKKHIRNEDFLIRYGGDEFIVILKNCGVDIAKSKFLEIQKDLNNFEIPLSISFGISKVNKDLYNTLKLADKRMYKMKRILKSANTNKKREA